From Penaeus monodon isolate SGIC_2016 unplaced genomic scaffold, NSTDA_Pmon_1 PmonScaffold_17473, whole genome shotgun sequence:
aatatatatatatatatatataatatatatatatatatatatatatatatatatataaatatgtgtatatatatatatatatatatattatatattatatatatatatatatataatgtcgtatgcatatgtatatatatatacgtctacataaatatatttttttacacacacacacacacacacacacacacacacacacacatatatatatatatatatatatatatatatatatatatatatatatatatatatatatatatatatatataaatatatatatatatatatatgtatatatatacgtctacatatattttttttttacacacacacacacacacacacacacacacacacacacacacacacacacacacacacacatatatatatatatatatatatatattatatatatatatcatatatatatatatatatatcttcttcttcgaGCTTTTCCATTTAGTATGGGGTCGCTGCGGCGGATACGAACTTCTTCCAAGTCCTTCTGTCCTGAGTGTCAATCTCTTTTGCGCCAATGGACTGCATCTCTGCCTTGATATTGTCCATCCACCGTTGCTTcggacgtcctcttcctcttcctcccggtggttccagagtaagcatttctctgtcccacgtaattctcctctcttctctgtcacatgcccataccacctcaatctcgctcttctgcttctcaccccgacatttgttactcccattctttcccggatgtcctcatttcttaccctgtctttcatagtaagaccacacgcccatctacacattttcatctcagccacctccaatctcttcgttaactttttggtttgagggactgtttctaacccatacagcattgctggctggatcacggtttggtgtatttttcccttcacttttatggGTATCCTTTTGTCGCACATCACTCCAGACATTCTTTTCCAATTATTCAGCCTGATTGGATCCTTCTGCTGATCTCCTTGTCGACACCTCCATCCGATTGTAGCAGACTACCAAGATACTTGAATTTTGTTACTTCTGGCAGCTGTTGGTCGTCCATCAGTACGCTCCCTCCTTGTCTTCCATTTAAACACATGTACTCTGTCTTTGCTCTTgacactttcattcctctcttctccaatctATTGTGCCACCTCTCCAGGTCCACTTCCAGGTCTGCCTTCTCTTCGGAACAAAGTACTACATCATCAGCAAACATCATGCTCCATGGGGCCTCCTTCCTATGATGATCGCAAACACGAACGGGCTCAGTGCCGACCCCTGGTGCAACCCTACTTCCACCATGAACGGCTCTGTTGTCCGTGCCACGCACCTCACCACTGTCTCACTTTCCTTGTGTCTTGCACAACACGGATGTACTTCTctgggacattatatatatatatatatatatatatatatatatatatatatatatatatatatatatatatatatatgtgtgtgtgtgtgtgtgtgtgtgtgtgtgtgtgtgtgtgtgtgtaaaaaaaatatatattagacgtatatatatacatatatatatatatatatatatattatatatatatatatatatatatatatatatatacatatatatttatatatatgataaatgtatattcatatatacacacacacatacatatatatataatatatatatatatatatatatatatatatatatatatatatatatataggtgtgtgtgttgtgtgtgtgtgtgtgtgtgtgtgtggtgtgtgtgtgtatgtgtgtggtgtgtgtgtgttgtgtgtgtgtgtgtgtgtgtgtgtgtgtgcatgtgtgtatatgtatatgtatacattatattata
This genomic window contains:
- the LOC119569641 gene encoding uncharacterized protein LOC119569641, producing the protein DDPTYRVISGRLDQVGEDRGKATELLVEASRPDLPRVLGVGRKAAWRLARRDPRSGEVRGTDNRAVHGGSRVAPGVGTEPVRVCDHHRKEAPWSMMFADDVVLCSEEKADLEVDLERWHNRLEKRGMKVSRAKTEYMCLNGRQGGSVLMDDQQLPEVTKFKYLGSLLQSDGGVDKEISRRIQSG